AAAACAAAAAGCCTTTTTACGTGAAATGAATGAAAGATTAGACCATCGGGCAGGTTATTCGTCGGAAGGCGAACCTTTAATCAGCACTACCAAGGTTATAAATCGAAAAAAAAGGGATTTACCCGGTGGAAGGTGATTGAAAATGTTAAGTGAATTGGAGAAAATAAAAGAGGTAATTTTGCAAACTGTGGCTGCTGAAGCTATTTATTTTTATGAAGATTCAACTTTTTATGTGGTAATTACTGATAAGAGTATGCGTCCTTTAAAAGCCATGCAGCTTTTAAATAAAGCCCTTTATGATTTAAAAGAATTTCCACTTTATCTTTTGGTAAGTGAAAAAAGTGATTTTGAGAAGCGTAAGGAATTGCCTACATTAGAGCAAACGATAGTCCGGGAAGGGGTGAAGCTCTATGGAGGCTAAAAGGTTAATTGCTGCTGAATGGTTCAATTATGCTCAGCAGGATTTTACTAGTGCTCAATACTTAGCTGAAATGCCTACTTCCCCCATGGAAAATATTTGCTTTCTATGTCAACAAGCTGCGGAAAAGGCTTTAAAGGGATATTTAATTTTAAACGATGTGTCTAAACCGCCCCTGACACATGATTTAGGTTGGTTATCAAAAATGTGTGTGGAAAAGGATCCGAATTTTGAGCAAATTGAGGAATCAAGTATTAATTTAACACCATATGGCGTAAGGGCCCGTTATCCTTTTCAAATTGATATTACCCGTAAAGATATGTTTAGGGCTTTAAAGGATGCTGATAAAGTAATTGGTTTTGTTTTGGATAGGGTTAAAGGGAAAAGGCAAGGTTATCGGATTAAGCCCCAGAAGAAAACACTTGCCCGAAGTAAGTCAGATTTTTTATCTGCTGAAAGAACTACTTCAGGTGATAGAAAAATAGAAAAATATGTCCCGCAATTATAGGTGCTGTAATCAGCACCTTTTTTTGTTTAATCTTTTTAGGCAGGGAATTATAATGTAATGAAGAAGAAAAACAAGGGAGTGTTGTCAAGTGTCGGAAAAAAACGTCGAAAATTATGCTGTTGGAATAATCGGTGGTGGACCAGGTGGTTATGTTGCCGCTATTCGAGCTGCCCAGTCTGGTTTAAAAACTGTACTGTTTGAAAAAGATGAATTGGGAGGGACTTGTTTAAATAGGGGCTGTATACCTACAAAAACACTTTTGCAGAGTATTAAAGCTAAACAGGAATTAAAAAAATTGGCCCGCTGGGGAATTACCGGGGTAGATTTAAATGCGGTCAAATTGGATTGGTCTAAAATGCAGTCCAATAAAATGAGGACACAGCGTCGTTTAACCCTAGGAGTGGCTAATTTATTAAAAACTTGGGGAGTAAAAGTAGTTCGCGGTAAAGCTGTGTTGGAAGAAGATCCTCATTTAGTACAGGTAGCTGCGGAAAAATATCGTGTGGAAAATTTAATTATTGCTACTGGTTCTAAACCGCGGACACTAAAAATCCCCGGTTTAGAAACAGCCGAGGTGCTTAAAAGTGATCAGGCATTAACTTTAAAAGAGGTGCCTGCTTCATTGGTCATTTTGGGTGGTGGAGTTATCGGTATTGAGTTTGCTTTTATTTTTCGGGCTTTAGGGGTAGAAGTAACTATAATTGAAAGGGAGAAAAATTTACTGCCTCGTTTAGATACCGAATTAGTAGAGGAATTGACTCGTGATTTGTGGGGACAGGGAATTACTCTTTATACAAATACTGAGACTTTAAGGGTTGAAAAAGAGACCTTATTAATAAAAAACAAGGGGGAAATTAAAGAACTACAGGCTGAAAAAATTCTGGTAGCCGCTGGTAGAACACCCTCATATCCGGGGCTTAATGTGGAGAAATTAGGTTTGGAACTAACTAAAGGTGGTATAAAAACAGATGCTTTTTTACGTACTAATTTACCTCGGGTATATGCCCTTGGTGATGTTAATGGAAAATGGCTTCTAGCCCATAAGGCTATAGCA
This portion of the Clostridia bacterium genome encodes:
- the lpdA gene encoding dihydrolipoyl dehydrogenase, giving the protein MSEKNVENYAVGIIGGGPGGYVAAIRAAQSGLKTVLFEKDELGGTCLNRGCIPTKTLLQSIKAKQELKKLARWGITGVDLNAVKLDWSKMQSNKMRTQRRLTLGVANLLKTWGVKVVRGKAVLEEDPHLVQVAAEKYRVENLIIATGSKPRTLKIPGLETAEVLKSDQALTLKEVPASLVILGGGVIGIEFAFIFRALGVEVTIIEREKNLLPRLDTELVEELTRDLWGQGITLYTNTETLRVEKETLLIKNKGEIKELQAEKILVAAGRTPSYPGLNVEKLGLELTKGGIKTDAFLRTNLPRVYALGDVNGKWLLAHKAIAEGLFVIDHLLGKSEPMNYAVIPQCIYSLPEIASVGLTENEAREKYGVLKIAHYPFAANGRAQIMEERKGFIKVIADQTAEKILGVHIWGPQATELISQVIVALNLKATPNDLANYIYPHPTISEAMGEAYQAIEQKAIHLPK
- a CDS encoding nucleotidyltransferase domain-containing protein, producing the protein MLSELEKIKEVILQTVAAEAIYFYEDSTFYVVITDKSMRPLKAMQLLNKALYDLKEFPLYLLVSEKSDFEKRKELPTLEQTIVREGVKLYGG
- a CDS encoding HEPN domain-containing protein; protein product: MEAKRLIAAEWFNYAQQDFTSAQYLAEMPTSPMENICFLCQQAAEKALKGYLILNDVSKPPLTHDLGWLSKMCVEKDPNFEQIEESSINLTPYGVRARYPFQIDITRKDMFRALKDADKVIGFVLDRVKGKRQGYRIKPQKKTLARSKSDFLSAERTTSGDRKIEKYVPQL